The stretch of DNA GCTTTGCGTGCCTCTTCAGGCAAAAGCTGCAACATCCGCCTTTGCCTTTGAGCAGGTTGGAGCGGCATTTCGCGATAGATCAAATCGTCGTCAAAACCTATTCTTGCTGCATCTTTGCGGTTATTAGCATAGTAGATGGTGTCGAGATGTGCCCAATAAATGGCCCCAAGACACATCGGACAGGGTTCGCACGAGGTGTAAATATCACAGCCCGAGAGATCGAACGTACCCAACTCTCGGGCTGCTTGCCGGATCGCATTCACCTCGGCATGTGCCGTTGGGTCGTGGTCAATGGTCACGCTATTGGATGCTTCGGCTATGATTTCTCCGTTTTTAGCAACCACAGCCCCAAAAGGACCGCCACCTTTCAGCACACTTGCCTCACTCAGGGCGATGGCTCTGCGCATCAGTTCTTCGTTGTTCATTCGTCTTTTTGTTGTATGATTTTCAGATAGTCGTCGTAAGCAATGTATCGCCCGCCCATGGTTCGCAGGTGTGGCGTTTCAAACTGGCAGTCGATAAGGGTACCTCCGTTGTCGCGAAAGAAGTGTGCCAGATGGATAAGAGCCAACTTACTGGCACTCGGCACGAGCGAAAACATGCTCTCGCCGAAAAAGCATCGTCCGATGGTCACCCCATAAAGGCCGCCTACGAGTCTATCTTCCCGCCACACTTCTACGCTGGCAGCAAAGCCCTGTTCATACATTTTGCAATAGGCTTTCACCATATCCACGCCCAGCCAAGCCCCTTCTTCTTTGATGCGCAGCCGACTACAGTGTTTAATGACCCCGTCGAAGTCTTCGTTAAAGCTGATGCGATAGGTGCCTTTGTTTATCAACGCGCGCATCGAATGCGACACATGAATCTCTTTCGGGAAAATAACAAATCGCTGCATGGGGCAATACCAATGTATTTCTCCGCTATAACGAAAAGAATACCACGGAAAGATGCCCCAGCTATAGCCCAACAACAATCGGTCGACAGAGAGATCTCCGCCAACGGCCAGCAGTCCGTCGGGTTCTCCTAAGTGAGGATCGGGGAATGCGAGATCGGAAGAAAGAGAGAAAACCATGAGGAACGATTAAAGCCTCTCTCTGCCATTCTGTGGAGAAACGTCTGTAGAAAGACGGGGAAGCACCTCCAACACCAACTCCGAAGAGTTGGCATCGCCCTCTTCATCAGGACTGTTCGGAGCCTTGCTCACCTCTGCCCGTCCGCCATTCTTAAGTTTCCCGAACAACATTTCGCGTGTAAGCAGAGGTTTGAGTTGAGAAGCGATGACGCGATCCATCTCTCGTGCGCCGCTCTGCGCCGTAAAACCAAGGGAGAGCAAATGCTTTTCTGCCTCTGCGGTAAGAGTGAGCTGCACCTGTCTTGCCGCCAATTGGGCATGCAGGGCAGCGAGTTTCTTCTGTAGGATGAGTTGTGCCATGGCCCTACTCATATCGTGGAACACCACCATGGCCGAAAGACGATTGATGAATTCGGGCTTGAATGTCTTCTTGACCTGTGCCAACATCGCCTCGCCGCGCGAGATATTGCCATTGAAACCCACGCTGGCCTGTGCGGCATATTGTGCCCCGGCATTGCTCGTGAGGATGAGAACCACATTGCGGAAGTCGGCTTTCCGTCCCTTATTATCGGTCAACCGAGCATAATCCATCACCTGAAGCAGAATGTTATAGATGTCGGTATGCGCCTTTTCGATCTCGTCTAAGAGCAGAATACAATTGGGACTCTTGCGTATGGCATCGGTCAACAACCCGCCATCTTCATATCCCACATAGCCCGCAGGTGCTCCGATGAGTTTTGCCACGGCATGTTTCTCGGTGTATTCGCTCATGTCGAAGCGCACCAATTCGATGCCCAGTTCTTGCGCCAGCACGCGTGCCACCTCAGTTTTGCCCACCCCTGTGGGTCCGACAAACAAGAGCGAGGCCAGCGGTTTGTTCTCTTCCGTGAGTCCCGCTTTTGCCATCTGCACAGCTCTCACCACCTGTTGCACCGCTTCGTCCTGTCCAAACACCTTTTCCTTGATACGACTTTGCAGTGTGGCCAAGGCCTCGTTGCCCTCTTCTTTCATGGCTGCGGCCTGCACTTTGCATACTTTGGCCAGCACGTCGGCCACGAGTTGTTTATCCACCTCCTGCTCATGACCTTCCAAGGGATGCAGTTCGCGGAAAGCACCAGCCTCATCTATCAGGTCGATAGCTTTGTCGGGCAGGAACCGATCATTGATAAACTTCGCACTGGCACGCACAGCATAGTCGATGGCCTCAGGCGTATAGCGCACATGGTGAAACGATTCATACTTCTTTTGCAACCCCTTTAAGATACCGATAGCCTCTTCCACGCTGGGTTCGCCGATGTCTATCTGTTGAAACCGCCTCACCACACCCGCGCTTTTGGCAAAATAGCGATTGTATTCGGCATAGGTAGTCGACCCGATGAAGCGCACATCGCCTCGTTCGAGATAGGGCTTGAGCATATTCGAGACGTCCATCGAGCTTTCGCCCGTTCGTCCTGCGCCCACCAAATTATGTATTTCGTCGATGTAGATAATTGCCTTTCCCTCTCCTTGCACGCCCTCCATCACCTGTTTGATGCGCCCTTCGAGTTCGCCTCGATATTGAGTTCCGGCTATCATCGCCCCCATATCCATCTCATAGATGCGGCATCCCACCAGGCGGACCGGCACCTCTCCGCAGGCAATACGTGCCGCTAAGCCATACACCAACGACGTTTTTCCAACGCCGGGTTCACCCACATGCAGCGGATTGTTTTTCTCCTTGCGGCACAACACCTGAATGGTGCGCTCCAGTTCGGTCTCCCTTCCGATCAGCGGATTGTGGTTTTTCCAGGTCTCGCTCACGCAGGTCACCAGGTCTCTCCAGTCTTCCTGCTGCTCGTCGTCGTCGAAAATGCTGGTGAGCGTACTCTTATATTTATAGACATCGGACAGTTTGACGAGAAAGTGCACCGTTTTTTCGCCCAACTGCCGCCTCAAAAAGTAAGCCGCATCCAATTTTTCTTGCTTAGCGAGAATGCCGGTGATGTGACCCACTTGCAAACGGTCTGAACCCAAATCTTTAGCGCATTTCTCCGCCTCGGTCACGATGTCGTGGAACATTTTCGAGGGTTGCGGATCGTAAGGCACATCGTCCGGCACCCGTTCCATGCTCTTTACAGCCCCGAAAACCTGTTGGCGCAACACGTCAGCATCACCGCCTAACTTGGCAAAAGTTTGGCAAAAGTTGTTCTGATCGGTCAACGCCAGCAACAGATGCTCGGGCGTAACGAACTCGTTTCGATAGTGCAGGCAATAGCCAAGTGCAGCATCAAAAGCCTTATTGGTTTCTGCCGAATTGTAATCTTGTGTCATTTTTGTTATCCCGGTTGGCAAGTCAGCCGTAGCGGAAAGCCCTCTTCTCTTGCCATGGCCGTGGCTTTTTCTACCTTAGACACAGCTATATCATAGCTATAGATGCCCACCACGGCTTTATTATGTTCGTGAACGGCGAGCATCAGTTCTTCTGCCTCGTCGGGCGATTTGAAGAAAACGTTTCTCAGCAACATCACAACGAAATCCATTGTGGTCACATCGTCGTTGTGTATCCATACTTTGTATCGCCGCGGCTCGCGCAGGTCGGTACGCTCTCTTTCTCTGATTGCAGACTGTTGCTTTGCCATATTGCTGCAAATATAAGGTAAATGCGAGAGATAACAAAAATAAAATGGGTAATTTTGCATAATATAAATAATCTCGATGGACGGACGGTCGGAAACTATTCTCTATGTCTGATAAACAAGTAGAATCAGGAAGTAGACGACGAAATTCGGTCTTCGATTTCCACCACCGAGGGGAGTAAGGAGTCGGCAGAAAAGAGTGTGGGTTGTAAAAGCTAAGAAAACGCCATGCGAAAGCTTAGCTTTTGCAAGCTGAAAGCTAAGAAAATAAAGAGTAAAAGCTAAGCTTTTGCAAGCCCCTCTCGAAATGTCCCTGTACAAAAGGCTTCCCGAAGAGACCATCAAACAGAGGAGAACTTTCTCCCAATAGGGTGCAAAGGCCGGCTCCCGACCATTCATATACAGAAAGAAATGAACTCTATAATCTCTTCTTACCTCACCCCCGACGAGCTGTTTCGCCGAGTGGAAGCGGTGATTGCGGCCCTGGACGAGGCTCCGCAAACAGTGAACCGACTACTGCACGACACATTGGTGCTGACCTGTGCGGGCGGTTTGCGCGAGAGTAGGCAGGCCTTTGGCAACTTGTTTTCACAGGTAGACTTTCTCTGTAAGCGACATCGTATGGCCGTGCGCGATGTGGTGGCCATCCAAAAGATGCGCCGCGACAGCAATCGAGCCGACCTTATCTCGGCCGAGGACGTGCTTTATCACTGCCGTGCGTTGTGTCTTTTCATCTCGGCCGTATTCTCTGTAGATGTGCCTTCGGTGTTGGTGGGGCGCATTCCGACACTGAACAAGCCCGCCGAGAAGCTCAGCCACATCGACTATCGTTACCTTCGCTGCATCGTCAGAGGCTGGGAGGACGACGTGTTGCTTGTGGAAAGAGAGGGCAACAACGACGGACGAGAAACGAGAGTAGACTGTTCGGCCCCCGAATGGGCCTATCTGCGCAGATTGACCGTGGAGGGAATGCAACTCAATCTGCTCGACTGCACCGAGAATCAAGGCCTCATCGTGCCGCAACTGGTGGTCGTGGAACCTGACTTCTTAGTGGACATCAGTGCCATTGCACGATGTTTCACCGACTACGGACACCATCCTTTGGCCTACACCGTGAACCGAATGGCTCCTCAAGTCAACTCGCAAGCGATTCTCATTGGTGGTTTTGCCGGGGCGGCTCTCGACGATGTGGTGAACAACAAGGGGGTGTATGACTGGCGAACCACCCTCGTCAACACCTTTAAAGAGCATGCTCTGGCTTTCTGCACCTGTCCCGACCTCAATGCCAAGGAGCCTTTCAAAGAGGTGGCCATTAAACAGGCGCGAAACATCGGACAGATTGTAGACGAGCTCTTCGGCGGCGATGAGGGCATTTACGCGCGAGAAAAGGCCATTCTCGAGCCGTCGTTCGTGTGCGAAGCATTGGGTTTGCAGGGCCGTGTCGACCTGATGACAACCGACTTCCGCCTCCTGATCGAACAGAAATCGGGAGCCAACTACAACATTCTGCGCAACCAGCCGAACGCTTATGGCAGTTTTCAAAAAGAGGATCACTATGTGCAATTGCTGCTCTACTACGGGGTGTTGCAACACAATTTTCACCTGTCTAATCGGCAGGTAGACATCCGTCTGCTTTACTCCAAATATCCTTTGCCCGGCGGACTGGTGGTGGTGAGCTATCTGCAACGGCTCTTTCACGAGGCACTGCACCTACGCAACCGCATCGTGGCGCAAGAGTTTGCCTTTGCCCGGCGAGGATTCAAACAGACTCTCCCTCTGCTTTCACCCGAGACTCTCAACGAGAAGGCTCTTGACACTCCTTTCTTTCACCGTTATCTTTACCCGCAAATCGATGTCGTGACACGCCCTCTCCATCGCCTTTCACCACTCGAGGAGGCGTATTTTTGCCGAATGATGACTTTCGTTTATCGCGAGCAGCTGCTATCAAAAGTGGGACATATAGAAGGGAAAGGGGGCTGCGGAGCCGACCTTTGGAACATGCCGCTGGCCGAAAAACGGGAAACGGGCAACATCTTTACAGGGCTTCGGCTCGAGAAAATGGCTTCCAGTAGGGCCTATAACGGATTCGACTTACTTACATTTTCTATCCCCGAACAGGGCGAAGACTTTCTGCCCAACTTCCGTCGCGGCGATATGGTGTATCTTTATGCCTGTCGAGAAGGGGCTGAACCGGATGTACGAGCCAGCATTCTCTTCAAAGGCGTACTGGCAGACTTGAGTACAGACCGGCTCACCGTGCATCTGAACGATGGTCTGCAAAACGCCGACATCCTGCCACAAGAGAGTCTTTTCGTCGTAGAACACAGCGCAAGCGACATCGGTCACACTGCTGCTATCAAGGCTTTGCACACCTTTGCCACGGCTCCACAAGGACGCAGAGCATTGCTTCTCTCACAGCGCGAACCGCGATGGGAGGCTTCAGCCCGGCTCACACGTAGCTATCACCCGCACTACGACGAGGTGTTGCTCAAAGTGAAGCAGGCAAAAGACTATTTTCTGCTTGTAGGTCCGCCCGGAACCGGCAAGACTTCAATGGCCCTGCGCTTCATCGTAGAAGAAGAACTGGCCTCTTCTGCCACGCCATCATCCTCCGTCTTGCTGCTCTCTTACACCCATCGGGCGGTGGATGAGATGTGCGAGATGCTCTCTTCGGCAGGTATTCCCTTCATCCGAATGGGTAGCGAGTATAGCTGCGACCCACGTTTTCGTTCTTATCTTTTGGAGAATGTGGTAGAGGAAACACCACGACTGGAACACATCCGGCAACGAATCGAGCAGACACAGGTATTTGTGGCCACGACATCGACTCTGCAATCGCGGCCACATATCTTCACCTTAAAACGGTTTTCACTGGCCGTGGTAGACGAGGCTTCGCAGATTCTTGAACCCAATATCATCGGGTTGCTCTGCGCATCGGCCCCTTTCCGCAATGCCAAGGAGGGCGAAATAGATGCCGACGGATGCGCTCGGCCTGCCATTGAGCGGTTTGTCTTGATTGGCGATTACAAACAATTGCCCGCCGTAGTGCAGCAGAACGGGGCACAGGCGGCCGTTCAGGATCCGCTGCTCGAGGCCATCGGACTGACCGACTGCCGCCTCTCGCTCTTCCAACGACTCATTCGCTGGGAGCAACAGCAGGGCCGAACCCGCTTCATAGGCACTCTTGCGCGCCAGGGCAGAATGCATCCCGAGGTGGCTGCCTTTGCTTGCGAGCGGTTTTATGCGGAAGAAGGACTGGACATTGTTCCTTGTCCGCACCAAAAAGTCACGTCGCTGGGCTATGACTTACAGGCCGAAGATGAGCTCGACCGTCTGTTGCAATCCCACCGATTGTTGTTCTTCGCTTCGCCAGACAGTAGAAAGCCTGGCCTTTCCGACAAGGCAAACCCTGCCGAAGCCTGTATCGTGGCCCATCTCCTGGCCCGCATCCGTCGCTTCTACGGAGACCGATTCGAGGCCCATCGCACCGTGGGCGTCATCGTGCCTTACCGTAATCAGATTGCAATGATTCGTCGCGAGGTGGAGCGATTGGGGCTTCCCGAACTGAATGAGGTGACCATCGACACGGTGGAACGCTACCAGGGTTCGCAGCGCGACGTGGTGATCTACTCCTTCACCGTGCAAAACGTTTATCAACTCGACTTCCTCACGGCTAATTGCTTTGAAGAAAACGATCGCACAATCGACCGTAAACTCAACGTCGCACTTACCCGTGCACGCACTCAAATGCTGCTCACGGGCCATGCTCCAACGCTGAGCCGCAACTCGCTTTTTGCCCAACTCATGGCTTTTGCTCGGAAAAAGGGCGGCTATGTGGCTCACTTTCCTCTCGCTGTCGAGGCAGAATGTTCTGCCCGAACGTAATGACGTTGTTTCGTTCCATCCGCCATGACAACCGAAAGAAATGTAGAAATCTTTTGAAAAGCCAGGTCGGGTTCTTCTTTTTTCACTACCTTTGCAAGGGCAGAAAGGACAAACGAGGATAACAAAAACAACGGTTCGATGCCTTTCGCACAGAGAAACAAAGAGTCATTCACCCAAAGAAACCCATCGCAGGATATGAAACAAACAAAAATTGTAGCTTCCATCAGCGACCGCAATTGCAGTCAGGAGTTTATCCGCAAACTCTTCTTCGCTGGCATGAACGTAGTGCGAATGAACACTGCACATGCCTCTGAAGAAGGCATCAAAGAAATTATCAGAAACGTGCGAGCCGTGTCGCCACACATTGCCATCATGATGGACACGAAAGGACCCGAAATAAGAACGACCAATGTGGCCGAACCCATCGAATATAAATCGGGCGACATCGTGAAGATCTTCGGTAGACCCGATGTCGACACCACCCACGACATGCTCAACGTATCGTATATCGACATCGCCAACGACGTAAAAGTGGGCGACGACATCCTCTTCGACGACGGAGAACTCGACATGAAGGTGCTCGAAGTAGACGGCCCCATGCTCGTGACACAAGTGCAGAACGACGGTCGGCTCGGTGCACACAAAAGCGTCAACGTGCCCGGAGAACACATCGATCTGCCCGCCATCACCGAGAAAGATCATCGCAACATCGTGCTGGCTATTGAGGAAGACATCGACTTTATCGCTCATTCTTTCGTTCGTTCGGCCGAAGACGTGAGAGCCGTACAAAAGATTCTCGACCAACATGGAAGCGACATCAAAATCATTTCCAAAATCGAAAACCAAGAGGGCGTTGACAATATCGATGAGATTATCGATGCTTCCTACGGTATTATGATTGCCCGCGGCGACTTAGGCATCGAAGTTCCCATCGAGCGCATCCCTGGTTTGCAGCGCGAGATGATTCACAAATGCATCCTCAAAAAGAAACCCGTCATCGTGGCTACGCAGATGCTTCACACCATGATCAACAATCCACGACCCACCCGAGCCGAAGTGACCGACATCGCCAATGCCATCTACTACCGCACCGACGCTCTCATGCTCAGCGGCGAAACGGCATCGGGCAAATATCCCGTTGAAGCCGTCAAGACGATGGCCGCTATCGCCGAACAGGCCGAAAAAGACCGACTGAGACTCAAAGGTCTGCAGATCTCGCTCGCAGACGAATGCAGCCAAAAGGAGTTTTTGGCCTACTCGGCCATCGAATCGACCCGCAAACTCGGTGTCGCCGGTATCATCACCGACAGCGAAACCGGCGAAACGGCTCGCATTCTGGCCTCCTTCCGCGGAGCAACGCCTGTGCTGGCGATCTGCTATAAAGAAAAAACGCAACGCTGGCTCAACCTCAGTTATGGCGTCATTCCTATCTATCAAAAAGAGCATGTCTCGCCACACTATCTCTTCACAGCCGCACTACGCATGTTGCGACAGAAGAACTACATCCACCTCGACGACAAAATCGCTTACCTCAGCGGTAGCTTCGGTGAAGGCGGCGGCACCACTTTCATCGAAATCAATAAGGTAGAGAAAGCTTTGGCCAGCGATAGCAACTACCAGTTCCACCTGCCCGATCACACGAAGATAAGCTAATGGAGTGGACGAGGTCTCATCTTCCTACGTGGAAAGGATGGGGTCCTGTTGACAGACAAGGCCTAAGTTCTTGATTTGGGGTGGAGACCTATTCATCAATGATTGATCGCAGCACAAAGGTGTATCAGAATTTCTGATACACCTTTTTTCTTTTATAGGATTGTTCGCTCCATCTTCATTCCTTCCTCAAACTGCGGCATTTTGTGTATAAAAATCTTTTTTGATACCGAAATGGCGGCCTTTTGTGGATGAAAAACTTTTTTGATGCCGAAATGGCGGCCTTTTGTGCATGAAAATCTTTTTTGATACCGAAATGGCGGCCTTTTGTGCACAAAAATCTTTTTTGGTACTGAAATGGCGGCCTTTTGTGCACAAAAATCTTTTTTGGTACTGAAATGGCGGCCTTTTGTGCACGAAAATCTTTTTGGGATCTCAAACTCTTAAGATTTGCCTATTCCATATCAATTGCATGAGGGAAAGGAAAGAAATGTAAAAAGAAAAAAGAAGATGCACCACAAAGAATGATCATACACCCCTGTGACGTTCATTCTCCAACAGAAAAACATTTGTCTTCACTCCTCCCACTCCTTTAACTCCTTTAACTCCTTCCCTTCTCTCCTTCCCTTCTCTCCTTCCCTTCTCTCCTTCCCTTCTCTCCTTCCCTTCTCTCCTTCCCTTCTCTCCTTCCCTCTTCCTTTTCCCCATACTTTCTAAGGGAAAAGGAGGAGGAAATCAAAGAAAAACGCTATTTTTGCGATTGTAAAACCAAAGAAAAAGAATCCATGAAACAGATTACCTATCTTCTGCTCCTGACTGTGAGTTTCGTTCACCTCTTCACAGCCAACGCCGAGACCCTCGACCTCAACGCACGTCTGAAAAAGAAAGGTTACCGCCGAGGAGCCAGCGTGACCATCCTCAATCAAAAAGGCTACAGTCTGAGATTCAGTTCCGGCGAAGGCAAACGGGTGCCTTCCTATTACAACGCCGTGCGCCTGTATTGGGGCAACACGCTCGAGGTGGAGGCCGAACGACCGATCAAAAGGCTCTCGTTCATCTTCCAAACAGGCGGAAAAGCTCTTGCCCCCACGGCCGAATTCTTTCAAGCCAAGCCAGGAACATTGGATGCGAACAAGGGTCTATGGACAGGACAGAGCAACCGTTTGCTGTTTTCCTTTCTGCCACCCACCGGTAGGTATTTCTCACTCGTAAGCCTTGACATCGAATATGCTGAACCCGGTAGCGGCGACGAACCTGGAAAACCCAACGAACGACAGACCGTGAACACCATCGCCCGCCTGCAAGCATTGCTCTCAGGCACGTCCGTCTGCCTGCAACTCTCCCGTGCCACTGTGCTTTTCCGGCACAACGACGAAACGTTCGTGCAAGACGACACCGGGGCCTTCTGTCTCCAACTCCCCACATCGGTTGATCTGACCCGCGAAGACCTCATCGCCGGAGACGTTTGCGGAACCATCGCCAATAGGCAAGGCATGCTCTGCCTGACCGAAGTGACCGATGCAACACTCCGTCGCATCGGTACGCAGACGCTGATTCCTCTACCTGTCCCGGCCACCGATCTGCAAGCGCATCCCTGCGAATGGGTAAGCACGACCTTCACCCAGGGCGACGGCTCTCTGCAGATGGTAGACCGCTTTGCCGTGGGCACATCGGTCTACGATGGAGCCCGACTCGAAGTCTGCGCACTCGTCATTCCTCACAACGCCCATCTCCAGCTCTGCCCCATTGCCAAGAGCGACGTCACCCTCTGCTTCTACGACGACCAGAAGAACATCTACGGTTCGGCCTCGCAGGTGAACGTCAACATCCATCGCACCCTGAAAGCCAACGCTCCCAACACACTCTGTCTGCCCGTGTCGCTTTCGGCCCAGGAGACGGAGCGCATCTTCGGTCTCGGAACGAAAGTGGCTACCTACGCCGGAGCCGACGAGACGGGCATTCGGTTCATCACCACGGCAAGCAGTACGATACAAGCCGGTCGGCCTTATCTGGTGATCCCCCACAACGACGTTCGTCTCATCAGCACCAACGCAACGAATCTTTCTCCCATCGACGGCTCCACAACCGAAACAACTTTCATCGGAGTGCTGCAACCCGTCACTCCATCCGCCAACAGTCTCTACCTGGGCTCCGATGGTCGACTGCGCCTCTTCCCCGGCAACAAGTCCATCCGAGCCTTCAGGGCCTACTTCACACTGCCCGCCCAATTCTCGGGTCGGCCTCTCCTCATCGACGGCATCCCCACCTCCGTCGCACCATCGCCTCTCCTCGACGGCAAAACGCAGGAAACGCCCATCTACGATCTCTCCGGCCACAAGCTGCCGCGGCATATGCCTCTACCCAAGGGTTATTACATTGTAGAGGGCAGAAAAGTTCTGATCCAATAAGTTTTTACCCCCGGTAGATGGTTAGAACCGGCAAAGGAATCAACTCCCCCGGTAGATTGTCTGAACGCGCACCCCATTGAACTTTCCCCCTGGGAGAAACGACAAGAGAAGAGCGCAGCCCCCAACAATGGAGTGCTGCGCTCTTCTCTTATCGTTGTTCGCCGGAAGAAAACCTTTAACAGGAATCCGGCACGCTGAACTTAAAACAGTT from Prevotella sp. oral taxon 475 encodes:
- a CDS encoding DEAD/DEAH box helicase, with amino-acid sequence MNSIISSYLTPDELFRRVEAVIAALDEAPQTVNRLLHDTLVLTCAGGLRESRQAFGNLFSQVDFLCKRHRMAVRDVVAIQKMRRDSNRADLISAEDVLYHCRALCLFISAVFSVDVPSVLVGRIPTLNKPAEKLSHIDYRYLRCIVRGWEDDVLLVEREGNNDGRETRVDCSAPEWAYLRRLTVEGMQLNLLDCTENQGLIVPQLVVVEPDFLVDISAIARCFTDYGHHPLAYTVNRMAPQVNSQAILIGGFAGAALDDVVNNKGVYDWRTTLVNTFKEHALAFCTCPDLNAKEPFKEVAIKQARNIGQIVDELFGGDEGIYAREKAILEPSFVCEALGLQGRVDLMTTDFRLLIEQKSGANYNILRNQPNAYGSFQKEDHYVQLLLYYGVLQHNFHLSNRQVDIRLLYSKYPLPGGLVVVSYLQRLFHEALHLRNRIVAQEFAFARRGFKQTLPLLSPETLNEKALDTPFFHRYLYPQIDVVTRPLHRLSPLEEAYFCRMMTFVYREQLLSKVGHIEGKGGCGADLWNMPLAEKRETGNIFTGLRLEKMASSRAYNGFDLLTFSIPEQGEDFLPNFRRGDMVYLYACREGAEPDVRASILFKGVLADLSTDRLTVHLNDGLQNADILPQESLFVVEHSASDIGHTAAIKALHTFATAPQGRRALLLSQREPRWEASARLTRSYHPHYDEVLLKVKQAKDYFLLVGPPGTGKTSMALRFIVEEELASSATPSSSVLLLSYTHRAVDEMCEMLSSAGIPFIRMGSEYSCDPRFRSYLLENVVEETPRLEHIRQRIEQTQVFVATTSTLQSRPHIFTLKRFSLAVVDEASQILEPNIIGLLCASAPFRNAKEGEIDADGCARPAIERFVLIGDYKQLPAVVQQNGAQAAVQDPLLEAIGLTDCRLSLFQRLIRWEQQQGRTRFIGTLARQGRMHPEVAAFACERFYAEEGLDIVPCPHQKVTSLGYDLQAEDELDRLLQSHRLLFFASPDSRKPGLSDKANPAEACIVAHLLARIRRFYGDRFEAHRTVGVIVPYRNQIAMIRREVERLGLPELNEVTIDTVERYQGSQRDVVIYSFTVQNVYQLDFLTANCFEENDRTIDRKLNVALTRARTQMLLTGHAPTLSRNSLFAQLMAFARKKGGYVAHFPLAVEAECSART
- a CDS encoding ATP-dependent Clp protease adaptor ClpS gives rise to the protein MAKQQSAIRERERTDLREPRRYKVWIHNDDVTTMDFVVMLLRNVFFKSPDEAEELMLAVHEHNKAVVGIYSYDIAVSKVEKATAMAREEGFPLRLTCQPG
- the pyk gene encoding pyruvate kinase; protein product: MKQTKIVASISDRNCSQEFIRKLFFAGMNVVRMNTAHASEEGIKEIIRNVRAVSPHIAIMMDTKGPEIRTTNVAEPIEYKSGDIVKIFGRPDVDTTHDMLNVSYIDIANDVKVGDDILFDDGELDMKVLEVDGPMLVTQVQNDGRLGAHKSVNVPGEHIDLPAITEKDHRNIVLAIEEDIDFIAHSFVRSAEDVRAVQKILDQHGSDIKIISKIENQEGVDNIDEIIDASYGIMIARGDLGIEVPIERIPGLQREMIHKCILKKKPVIVATQMLHTMINNPRPTRAEVTDIANAIYYRTDALMLSGETASGKYPVEAVKTMAAIAEQAEKDRLRLKGLQISLADECSQKEFLAYSAIESTRKLGVAGIITDSETGETARILASFRGATPVLAICYKEKTQRWLNLSYGVIPIYQKEHVSPHYLFTAALRMLRQKNYIHLDDKIAYLSGSFGEGGGTTFIEINKVEKALASDSNYQFHLPDHTKIS
- the aat gene encoding leucyl/phenylalanyl-tRNA--protein transferase encodes the protein MVFSLSSDLAFPDPHLGEPDGLLAVGGDLSVDRLLLGYSWGIFPWYSFRYSGEIHWYCPMQRFVIFPKEIHVSHSMRALINKGTYRISFNEDFDGVIKHCSRLRIKEEGAWLGVDMVKAYCKMYEQGFAASVEVWREDRLVGGLYGVTIGRCFFGESMFSLVPSASKLALIHLAHFFRDNGGTLIDCQFETPHLRTMGGRYIAYDDYLKIIQQKDE
- a CDS encoding AAA family ATPase — translated: MTQDYNSAETNKAFDAALGYCLHYRNEFVTPEHLLLALTDQNNFCQTFAKLGGDADVLRQQVFGAVKSMERVPDDVPYDPQPSKMFHDIVTEAEKCAKDLGSDRLQVGHITGILAKQEKLDAAYFLRRQLGEKTVHFLVKLSDVYKYKSTLTSIFDDDEQQEDWRDLVTCVSETWKNHNPLIGRETELERTIQVLCRKEKNNPLHVGEPGVGKTSLVYGLAARIACGEVPVRLVGCRIYEMDMGAMIAGTQYRGELEGRIKQVMEGVQGEGKAIIYIDEIHNLVGAGRTGESSMDVSNMLKPYLERGDVRFIGSTTYAEYNRYFAKSAGVVRRFQQIDIGEPSVEEAIGILKGLQKKYESFHHVRYTPEAIDYAVRASAKFINDRFLPDKAIDLIDEAGAFRELHPLEGHEQEVDKQLVADVLAKVCKVQAAAMKEEGNEALATLQSRIKEKVFGQDEAVQQVVRAVQMAKAGLTEENKPLASLLFVGPTGVGKTEVARVLAQELGIELVRFDMSEYTEKHAVAKLIGAPAGYVGYEDGGLLTDAIRKSPNCILLLDEIEKAHTDIYNILLQVMDYARLTDNKGRKADFRNVVLILTSNAGAQYAAQASVGFNGNISRGEAMLAQVKKTFKPEFINRLSAMVVFHDMSRAMAQLILQKKLAALHAQLAARQVQLTLTAEAEKHLLSLGFTAQSGAREMDRVIASQLKPLLTREMLFGKLKNGGRAEVSKAPNSPDEEGDANSSELVLEVLPRLSTDVSPQNGRERL
- a CDS encoding nucleoside deaminase, whose translation is MNNEELMRRAIALSEASVLKGGGPFGAVVAKNGEIIAEASNSVTIDHDPTAHAEVNAIRQAARELGTFDLSGCDIYTSCEPCPMCLGAIYWAHLDTIYYANNRKDAARIGFDDDLIYREMPLQPAQRQRRMLQLLPEEARKAFDMWEQNEEKTAY